In Bacteroidota bacterium, the DNA window TACAACATGATAGACCCACTTCCAAGCGAAGGAATTAACTATTACACTTTGTCTCAAACTGATTTAGATGGAACAGTTGCAGAATTAGGTATGAGAACCATTATTCTAAACCCTGTGTTTAATGAACTAATCAAAGTTTATCCCAATCCTTCCAATGGTGTTATCCATATTGAAGGAGCAGGAGTTGATTTTTCTTATATCATCACAGATGTACAAGGCAGAACAATTGCCAGAGGCGAGTTCAGCGACAAATCAACCATAGAAAACTTAAGTAGAGGACTTTACTTTATCCGATTACAGATTGGAAACAGAGTGCAGTCTTATAAAATTGTGGTAGAATAATCAACTATCAAAGAATAAATAAAAAAAGCTGTCTCATTGGAGACAGCTTTTTTTTATTTCAACTTTCTTAATAAAGCGTGCATGGATGTATGTTCAGCAAGCATTGCAGGCAATTGTTCAACAGACATTCGTTTTTGTTCCATACTGTCTCTTTCTCGGACTGTTACCATTCCGTCTGTCAAAGAATCATGGTCAATGGTAATACAATAGGGTGTTCCTATTGCGTCCTGTCTGCGGTAACGCTTGCCGATAGAGTCTTTCTCTTCAATGAAGCAATCAAAATTCAAGTGCAAATCATTGTATATTTTTTCTGCTAATTCGGGCAGACCATCCTTGTTAACCAAAGGCATAATCGCTGCTTTGATTGGTGCTAATGCAGGGGGCAAGCTAAGTACTGTACGTGTTTCTCCATTTTCTAAGGTTTCTTCATTTAGATTTTCGCAAATGGTCATCAAAAACAATCGGTCTAAACCTATTGAAGTTTCAATAACATAAGGAGTATAGCTTTCATTCAATTCTGCATCATGGTATTTTATTTTTTTACCTGAAAATTCTTGATGCTTGCTCAAATCAAAATCGGTACGAGAGTGAATTCCTTCTAATTCTTTGAATCCGAACGGAAATTTATATTCAATATCCACAGCCGCATTGGCATAATGGGCTAATTTGTCATGGTCATGAAAACGGTAGTGTTCGGGTTTGATTCCCATTGCCAAGTGCCATTGCATACGGGTTTCTTTCCATTTGTTGTACCATTCGATTTCGGAACCGGGTCTTACAAAAAATTGCATTTCCATTTGCTCAAACTCTTTCATGCGCATGATAAACTGCCGGGCAACAATTTCATTTCTAAAAGCTTTGCCGGTTTGTGCAATACCAAAAGGAATTTTCATTCGGGCAGATTTTTGTACATTCAGAAAATTCACAAAAATTCCCTGAGCTGTTTCGGGACGTAGATAAAGGGCTTCTTCACCGCCATCAGTTGCATTCATTTGGGTGGAATACATCAGGTTAAATTGTCTGATGTCAGTCCAATTGCAGGTTCCGGAAATAGGACACACGATATTTTGTTCTTCGATAAAGTCCTTAATCATTTTCAGGTTATTACTTTCCAATCCTGTCTTCAAAACAGTAGCTGCATGGTTTATTTTTGCCTGATATTCCAATACTCTGGGATTTGTTTCGCGGTATTGCTGTTCACTAAACGAGTCTCCAAAACGAGTTGCTGCTTTCTCAATCTCTTTGCTGATTTTGGCATCCTGTTTATCTATAAACTCTTCAATCAATTGGTCTGCCCTATATCTTTTTTTAGAATCCTTGTTATCAATCATCGGGTCGCTGAATCCGTCCACGTGCCCACTTGCTTTCCACACTTTGGGATGCATAAAAATAGCGGCATCAACACCCACAATATTTTTATGTAAACGGGTCATGCTTTGCCACCAATACTGACGCAAATTATTTTTGAGAACAACACCTCTTGAACCATAATCATATACAGCACTCAAACCGTCATAAATCTCACTTGACGGGAATACAAAACCATACTCTTTGCAATGTGCAACAACCTTTTTGAAAAATTCTTCGTTAGAAAGCGACATATCAATATTCTGAAAATGAGGACGCAAAGTTAGTTTTTTTGACCTGCTTAAAAACTTTTTAAAATAGATTTGGAATTCTATTTTATTAAGTGCAAATTTGCAGTCCTTTTTTGAACAGAAGAACATGGCAAATATTAAGTCCGCAATAAAAAGAATTAGATCTAACGAGGCAAAAAGAGATCTTAATAAGTATCAGCACAAAACAGCACGTACCTTTATGAAGAGAGTTTACAAAACTGAAAACAAAACAGAAGCTTTGGAATTAATGCCAACAGTTTTTGGTATGTTAGACAAGTTAGCAAAGAGAAATATCATTCATAAAAACAAAGCTGCAAATCTTAAAAGTGGCTTAAACAAGCATGTTAATAGCTTGTCTTAAGTGTTTTCATATATTGAGTGTTTTTAATTGAAATTAAATCCTGTTCTCTTGAGAACGGGATTTTTTTATGGTTTTAAAATTCGACTGTATTCACTCGGATTATCTAAAATACCAAGCGCTCTTTTGACATCCTTGTCAAAGTGAAACATGATCGGATAAAGACTTTTTTCGCCATAATATCTTTTGGCAATTTCGATGTTCAATAATGGCATAATCACTTCCTTGTATCGCTCCCAATCTTTTTCTTTACTCTTGTTGATTTGTACATTGAGACTACTAACAATCCCTTCAATATCTGTGTTGAATTGTTCATCAACCGAGCAATTTTGCATTTTATCAATCTCTAACTCGGTTTGTGATTTATACATAAAGCCCTTGTTTTGACAAAATTTTCTAAAATCTTCAAACACATTCGGACTGAGTTTAAAGTCTCCAATATCAACAGAATCAGGATGTTGCTTGTAATATTCACTTGCAAATTCAAATATATAACTGCCGTTGCGCAAAGCTTTCATAAATTCATTGGCAATAGGTTTTTCCATGACAACATCCGGCTTGATGCCTGCACCTTCATACACTACCCTTCTGTTTTTAGTGTAAAATGGTTTGGTCAAACCGGCAGAATCCTTGTGTTTGTGTTTGCTGTATTCTATTTCCTGAATACACCTGCCGGAGGGGATAAAATACTTTGCAATAGTAACCTTCACTTGGTTGCGATAGGGTAATGGTATTACATTTTGCACAAGTCCTTTGCCATAAGAGTTGTGTCCAATCACCACTCCTCTATCTAAATCCTGAATAGTGCCGGCAACAATCTCTGAGGCAGATGCAGAGTTTTCGTTGATGAGCACTACCAAAGGTATTTTAGCGTCCAGAGGCAGCTCAAATGTCTTGTATTCTTGATAATATTCTTCTGTTTTTCCGCGCGTTATCACCAAGAGTTGATCCTTGTCAATAAACAGATTGAGAATCCTGATAGCATCTATCAACAGCCCCCCACCATTGTTACGCAAGTCAAGAATCAATCCTTTGAAGTTTTCATGGGTTCGCAATTCCAAAAAAGCTTGCTTTACTTCGTCAGCAGACCCATCCATAAACTGGTCGAGTTTGATATAGCCGTAATATTTGTTAACCATACCATAGTAAGGAACATTGCTAAAATCAGGTTTTTTACGCTCCAAATTAAACTCCAACACATCTGCGCCACGTTTGACTTTGATTTTAAGGAAACTACCCACCGCACCTTCAAAAGACTCATAAGTTTCTGAAACAGATTTGCTTGAAAAATCACGTCCGTTAATTTCTTGTATCACATCTCCGAGCTTCACCCCTTGCAAATCAGCCGAGGAACCTGATTTGACGGCAGAAATCACCAATTTATTTTGCATGAGCGTAATCTCAATGCCGGGTGTGCCAAAATCTCCTTTTCTTTTAATCAACGCATCTTCTACTTCGGCTTCTGTGTAGTAGTTAGTATAAGGGTCAAGCGAAGCCAACATGGCGTTAATCCCTGTTTTCATTAACTCACCGGGGTTCACATCTTCCACATAATTCAGATGTACTTCTTTGTAAACCGAAGTAAATATTTCAAGATTTTTGGTTACTTCAAACAGCCCCGAATCTTTGATTGCAGACAAGCCAAGAACCAAAACTAATGTAAGTGCGGTAAATCTTTGCCATCTCTTAGTAAAGAATTTTGAAAACATGCGGACAAAGGTAGCAGATTGCCAAAAGAATCTTAATCATCCACTCTGGTTTTCTTCAAAAATCTACTGACTAAATTAGCCGAAACCAATGACAGTGCTACAATAAAACCAATCCAAATACCTGAAGCGTCCATGCCATGTTTGAAGGCCAGATATATGCCCAAAGGCATTCCCAGCAACCAATACGAACCTCCAATCAAGAGAGTCGGCATTTTCACATCCCTTATGCCACGCAATGCGCCTGCTGCCACCACCTGTGTAGCATCAGGGATTTGGAACAAGGCGGCTAATACCAATAACCAAGATGCAATTTGCACCACTTCCGGGCTATTGTTAAAGAACAAAGGGATTTGATTACGAAAAAGAATAAAAGCCAGAGCGCACACAAAACCGGTAAGCACCGTGATTATCAAAGTAGATTTTCCTATTATTCTTATTTTGCGCCAATTTGACTGTCCAAAGGCATTGCTGATACGAATAGAACAAGCTTGCGCCAAACCCACTGTTCCCATATAAGTAAAAGAAGCCACACTCAACGCAATCTGATGTGCCGCTTGCGATTCTGCACTAATCATGCCCACCAAAATACTAGAAATTGCGAAAGCACTTGCTTCCAGAACAATTTGCAAGGCAATAGGAATTCCCAAGTGCAATAATTGCCTCATTGCATGAAACGAAACATACCATTGGCGTTTGATTACCTTTATGTATTTTTTGAATAGTCGCGAATTGAAAATATCAATGACTATTGCTGCCAACATCAAAAACCTTGTGATTAAAGTACCCCATCCTGCTCCCATGAGTTCCAAACGCGGAAAGCCCCAGTTGCCAAAAATCAGCAGCCAGTTGATGAAAATATTAATGGGGATACCCGCCAGTGATATTACCATCGCTACTTTTGTGTACTCCAGTCCGTCAGCAAACTGTTTGCAGGCAATAAACAATATCATCGGAATCATGGAAATGGACATAATTTTCAAAAAAGGTTGGGCAAGTGCAGCCACTTCCGGGTCTTGTTTGAGGTGAAACACAATGTTACTTCCAAAATATAGTCCTACACTAATGATTACAGCAGCGATCACACTTATCACCATTCCGTTAAAAAAGAAGTGAGA includes these proteins:
- the rpsT gene encoding 30S ribosomal protein S20; this translates as MANIKSAIKRIRSNEAKRDLNKYQHKTARTFMKRVYKTENKTEALELMPTVFGMLDKLAKRNIIHKNKAANLKSGLNKHVNSLS
- a CDS encoding S41 family peptidase, which produces MFSKFFTKRWQRFTALTLVLVLGLSAIKDSGLFEVTKNLEIFTSVYKEVHLNYVEDVNPGELMKTGINAMLASLDPYTNYYTEAEVEDALIKRKGDFGTPGIEITLMQNKLVISAVKSGSSADLQGVKLGDVIQEINGRDFSSKSVSETYESFEGAVGSFLKIKVKRGADVLEFNLERKKPDFSNVPYYGMVNKYYGYIKLDQFMDGSADEVKQAFLELRTHENFKGLILDLRNNGGGLLIDAIRILNLFIDKDQLLVITRGKTEEYYQEYKTFELPLDAKIPLVVLINENSASASEIVAGTIQDLDRGVVIGHNSYGKGLVQNVIPLPYRNQVKVTIAKYFIPSGRCIQEIEYSKHKHKDSAGLTKPFYTKNRRVVYEGAGIKPDVVMEKPIANEFMKALRNGSYIFEFASEYYKQHPDSVDIGDFKLSPNVFEDFRKFCQNKGFMYKSQTELEIDKMQNCSVDEQFNTDIEGIVSSLNVQINKSKEKDWERYKEVIMPLLNIEIAKRYYGEKSLYPIMFHFDKDVKRALGILDNPSEYSRILKP
- a CDS encoding glycine--tRNA ligase; the encoded protein is MSLSNEEFFKKVVAHCKEYGFVFPSSEIYDGLSAVYDYGSRGVVLKNNLRQYWWQSMTRLHKNIVGVDAAIFMHPKVWKASGHVDGFSDPMIDNKDSKKRYRADQLIEEFIDKQDAKISKEIEKAATRFGDSFSEQQYRETNPRVLEYQAKINHAATVLKTGLESNNLKMIKDFIEEQNIVCPISGTCNWTDIRQFNLMYSTQMNATDGGEEALYLRPETAQGIFVNFLNVQKSARMKIPFGIAQTGKAFRNEIVARQFIMRMKEFEQMEMQFFVRPGSEIEWYNKWKETRMQWHLAMGIKPEHYRFHDHDKLAHYANAAVDIEYKFPFGFKELEGIHSRTDFDLSKHQEFSGKKIKYHDAELNESYTPYVIETSIGLDRLFLMTICENLNEETLENGETRTVLSLPPALAPIKAAIMPLVNKDGLPELAEKIYNDLHLNFDCFIEEKDSIGKRYRRQDAIGTPYCITIDHDSLTDGMVTVRERDSMEQKRMSVEQLPAMLAEHTSMHALLRKLK
- a CDS encoding MATE family efflux transporter, giving the protein MSRIEEAKRTTLLAIPIILGELVQMALHIIDAAMVGAVGYKQLAASSLVFSIINIPFVFGIGLTISIAQMVSMFKGQFDSQKVSHFFFNGMVISVIAAVIISVGLYFGSNIVFHLKQDPEVAALAQPFLKIMSISMIPMILFIACKQFADGLEYTKVAMVISLAGIPINIFINWLLIFGNWGFPRLELMGAGWGTLITRFLMLAAIVIDIFNSRLFKKYIKVIKRQWYVSFHAMRQLLHLGIPIALQIVLEASAFAISSILVGMISAESQAAHQIALSVASFTYMGTVGLAQACSIRISNAFGQSNWRKIRIIGKSTLIITVLTGFVCALAFILFRNQIPLFFNNSPEVVQIASWLLVLAALFQIPDATQVVAAGALRGIRDVKMPTLLIGGSYWLLGMPLGIYLAFKHGMDASGIWIGFIVALSLVSANLVSRFLKKTRVDD